Proteins found in one Nocardia brasiliensis ATCC 700358 genomic segment:
- a CDS encoding MFS transporter, which yields MSTGAVRAEAAPPAYRDANVLRWLGAFVCSLLGDSVYFLALSWAAIQVGTPAQAGLVLAVAAVPRVLLMLGGGVIADRFGPRKVLIGSDLTRCLVILGAAGVLAVTTPGVWLLALVAMVFGVIDALFLPAVGALPPRITKPDQLARVQGLRGLASRAALIGGSPLGGLALAAGGPSLAFVTAALLFAVSLPLLIAVRIAPLPDDGVAEQHSTAWADLVEGVCYIRRDPVLAPLVVVLAVGELGFTGPLNIGVTLLADERGWGATGLGWIIGGFGVGAAAASLLLAVGGRVPRAGLVQPVCLVLGAVAIGALAYAPALPAAAGLGIAIGLTAGLSGALCAALVQTTTVPAYLGRVTAAAGLVTLGLAPLIYPVVGAAIAAWGTRPVFVVSAAIVALGALLGFRATSLRRAELP from the coding sequence GTGAGTACCGGAGCCGTTCGGGCGGAAGCGGCGCCGCCGGCGTATCGGGATGCGAACGTGCTGCGCTGGCTCGGCGCGTTCGTCTGCTCGCTGCTGGGGGACAGCGTGTATTTTCTCGCGCTGTCCTGGGCGGCGATTCAAGTCGGCACGCCGGCGCAGGCCGGGCTGGTACTGGCGGTGGCGGCGGTGCCCAGGGTGCTGCTCATGCTCGGCGGGGGAGTCATCGCCGACCGGTTCGGGCCGCGCAAGGTGCTGATCGGCAGCGATCTGACGCGCTGCCTGGTAATCCTGGGCGCGGCGGGTGTGCTGGCGGTGACGACACCCGGCGTCTGGCTGCTCGCCTTGGTCGCGATGGTGTTCGGCGTGATCGATGCGCTGTTCCTGCCCGCGGTCGGCGCGCTGCCGCCGCGCATCACGAAGCCGGACCAGTTGGCCCGGGTGCAGGGCTTGCGCGGGCTGGCTTCCCGCGCCGCGCTCATCGGCGGCTCTCCGCTCGGCGGACTGGCACTGGCGGCCGGCGGGCCGTCGCTCGCATTCGTCACCGCCGCACTGTTGTTCGCGGTGTCGCTGCCGCTGCTGATCGCCGTCCGGATCGCGCCGCTGCCGGATGACGGTGTGGCCGAACAGCACAGCACCGCGTGGGCGGATCTGGTCGAAGGCGTGTGCTACATCCGCCGCGACCCCGTGCTGGCACCGCTGGTCGTCGTCCTCGCCGTAGGCGAGCTGGGTTTCACCGGTCCGCTGAATATCGGCGTCACCCTGCTCGCCGATGAACGGGGCTGGGGTGCAACGGGACTCGGTTGGATCATCGGCGGATTCGGCGTGGGCGCGGCCGCCGCTTCACTGTTGCTCGCGGTCGGCGGCCGGGTACCCCGGGCCGGACTGGTACAGCCGGTGTGCCTGGTGCTCGGCGCGGTCGCGATCGGCGCGCTGGCCTACGCCCCGGCGCTGCCGGCGGCGGCGGGTCTCGGCATCGCCATCGGACTCACCGCGGGACTCAGCGGCGCCCTGTGTGCGGCGCTCGTCCAAACCACCACCGTCCCAGCCTATCTCGGCCGGGTGACCGCAGCGGCGGGCCTGGTCACCCTCGGCCTCGCACCTCTCATCTATCCGGTAGTCGGCGCGGCTATCGCGGCCTGGGGCACCCGCCCCGTCTTCGTCGTCAGCGCCGCCATAGTCGCCCTCGGCGCACTCCTAGGCTTCCGTGCCACGTCCCTCCGCCGCGCCGAACTACCCTGA
- a CDS encoding thioesterase II family protein, with the protein MGQRTVKQPSPWLQHVVSDAQPGTACLVCVPPAGGAAGAYWTWTQWLPPHIDLLLVQPPGREDRYAEPPEWTLEDVHEQFTHALAALPEVPYHVLGHSMGSLIGTHIATWLAPHREVRRLIVSSYRPDPSESRFSRVFPSGRIDQIDLAQLAALSGLDVADWHALPAEFREGLTRRWYADLALSAELPVPTEPVLDCPITAWLGDHDLMSAGALTAWSKLTTRTCTVETWPGGHDYLFARPTPVRERLLELMETDAPPA; encoded by the coding sequence ATGGGTCAGCGAACAGTGAAGCAGCCGTCACCCTGGCTGCAGCATGTGGTGTCCGATGCCCAGCCGGGCACCGCCTGCCTGGTCTGCGTACCGCCGGCCGGGGGTGCCGCCGGTGCGTATTGGACTTGGACACAATGGCTGCCACCGCATATCGACCTGCTGCTGGTGCAGCCGCCGGGGCGGGAGGACCGCTACGCGGAGCCGCCCGAGTGGACGCTCGAAGACGTTCACGAGCAGTTCACGCACGCGCTGGCCGCGCTGCCGGAGGTGCCGTACCACGTGCTCGGCCACAGCATGGGCAGCCTGATCGGCACGCATATCGCGACCTGGCTGGCCCCGCACCGCGAGGTGCGACGGCTGATCGTCAGCTCCTACCGGCCGGACCCCAGCGAGAGCCGCTTCTCCCGAGTGTTCCCGAGCGGCCGCATCGACCAGATCGACCTCGCCCAGCTGGCCGCGCTCAGCGGCCTGGACGTGGCCGACTGGCACGCGCTGCCCGCAGAGTTCCGGGAGGGCCTGACCCGGCGCTGGTATGCGGATCTGGCGTTGTCCGCGGAGCTACCCGTCCCCACCGAACCGGTGCTGGACTGCCCCATCACCGCGTGGCTGGGCGACCACGACCTCATGTCCGCGGGCGCGCTCACGGCCTGGTCGAAACTCACCACCCGCACCTGCACGGTCGAAACCTGGCCCGGCGGCCACGATTACCTCTTCGCCCGGCCCACCCCGGTGCGGGAGCGCCTGCTCGAACTCATGGAAACCGACGCACCGCCGGCCTGA
- a CDS encoding acyl-CoA dehydrogenase family protein has product MPLYDRPPAPAEALQAVREFARTTLLGHDADFDSGAEPPLALYEPLHKMGLLNWWLPTEYGGAGLGLADSIDLVSELAYADAGSAFTLLISILSSSMVSLYGSPELKERFLTAMTREGGYSAALGSEQAAGSELINLATTLTRRGDDVVLNGEKMFSTNSGFADYLVVFARSAGDKKGATYHAVLVPRDTPGVQVVKRWDMIGLRSAGTYQVSFTDCVVPSGHVLNGPGLKIIEVGLNSSRILIGTIALGVARRIRDLCLDYAMTKRLGGRTLIENAVFAGKLGQMEMQIDVMRNQCLAAATEYDAIMATADPAAEFLQRGALRSALTTKMFCGQTGWQVATVGSEMFGGLGYTTELPIAKYLRDTRAVTIVEAGDDVLRELVFRRFVLPANRRI; this is encoded by the coding sequence GTGCCTCTCTACGACCGGCCGCCGGCACCGGCGGAAGCGTTGCAAGCCGTCCGCGAGTTCGCGCGGACCACGTTGCTCGGCCACGACGCCGACTTCGATTCGGGCGCGGAACCGCCTCTGGCGCTGTACGAGCCCCTGCACAAAATGGGACTGCTGAACTGGTGGCTGCCCACCGAATACGGCGGCGCCGGACTCGGTCTCGCCGACAGCATCGACCTCGTCTCCGAACTCGCCTACGCCGACGCGGGTTCGGCCTTCACCCTGCTGATCTCCATCCTCAGCAGCTCGATGGTTTCGCTGTACGGGTCACCCGAGCTCAAAGAGCGATTCCTCACGGCGATGACCCGCGAGGGCGGCTACTCGGCCGCGCTGGGCAGCGAGCAGGCGGCCGGCAGCGAGCTGATCAATCTCGCCACCACGCTCACCAGGCGCGGTGACGACGTGGTGCTCAACGGCGAGAAGATGTTCTCCACCAACTCCGGCTTCGCCGACTACCTCGTCGTGTTCGCCAGGTCCGCCGGGGACAAGAAGGGCGCCACCTACCACGCGGTGCTCGTGCCGCGGGATACACCGGGTGTGCAGGTGGTCAAACGCTGGGACATGATCGGTCTCCGGTCGGCGGGCACCTACCAGGTGTCGTTCACCGACTGCGTAGTGCCGAGCGGCCATGTGCTGAACGGGCCGGGGCTCAAGATCATCGAGGTCGGCTTGAACTCGAGCCGGATCCTGATCGGGACCATCGCGCTCGGCGTGGCCAGGCGGATCCGCGATCTCTGCCTGGATTACGCGATGACCAAACGACTGGGCGGTCGCACCCTCATCGAGAACGCCGTGTTCGCAGGCAAACTCGGGCAGATGGAAATGCAGATCGACGTCATGCGCAACCAATGCCTGGCCGCGGCAACCGAATACGACGCCATCATGGCGACCGCCGACCCGGCCGCGGAATTCCTCCAGCGCGGCGCGCTGCGATCGGCCTTGACCACCAAGATGTTCTGCGGACAGACCGGCTGGCAGGTGGCCACGGTCGGCTCGGAGATGTTCGGCGGCCTCGGCTATACCACCGAGCTGCCCATCGCCAAGTACCTGCGCGATACCCGGGCCGTGACCATCGTCGAAGCAGGCGACGACGTGCTTCGTGAACTCGTCTTCCGGCGGTTCGTGCTGCCGGCCAATCGCAGGATCTGA
- a CDS encoding DUF3291 domain-containing protein, with the protein MSGEYHLAQANILYAVDSLKSETLADFHELALKIDAMARAAPGFVFRLESLFDLPEDPYMLNISVWEDMATLREFTYRGEHAGSLRIRRKWFKPPRGAPSVLWWLPVGSLPDVGESMARLDLLNAKGPTQEAFTFRRAFPPPVTGKD; encoded by the coding sequence ATGAGCGGCGAATACCATCTCGCGCAGGCGAACATCCTCTACGCCGTCGACTCGCTGAAGTCCGAGACGCTCGCCGATTTCCACGAGCTCGCCTTGAAGATCGACGCGATGGCCCGCGCCGCACCGGGTTTCGTCTTCCGGCTCGAGTCGCTGTTCGATCTCCCCGAAGACCCCTACATGCTGAACATTTCGGTGTGGGAGGACATGGCGACGCTGCGGGAGTTCACCTATCGGGGCGAACACGCCGGTTCCCTGCGCATCCGCCGGAAATGGTTCAAGCCGCCGCGCGGTGCTCCGTCGGTGCTGTGGTGGCTGCCCGTCGGCAGCCTGCCCGACGTCGGCGAAAGCATGGCCAGGCTGGACCTGCTGAACGCGAAAGGCCCCACGCAGGAGGCCTTTACGTTCCGTCGCGCATTCCCGCCGCCCGTCACCGGAAAGGACTGA
- a CDS encoding type I polyketide synthase, protein MNTSVDELVEALRESLKENERLKARISEPIAIIGMACRFPGGVRSPEELWELLAADGDAIAPFPTDRGWDTGTLYHPDPEHPGTTYVRAGGFLRDAALFDAGFFGITPREAAAINPQQRLLLECAWESLEHAAIDPTALVGSRTGVFAGVIYQDYSLPLQAPPHDAEGYLLTGELGSVASGRIAYTLGLQGPAVTIDTACSSSLVALHAAAASLRRGECSLALAGGATVMCHPRVITEMSRQGGLAPDGRSKPFSDNADGAGWGEGVGMLVLERLSDARANGHEILAVLRGSAINSDGASNGLTAPNGPSQQRVIRDALHACDLSPAEVDAVEAHGTGTALGDPIEAGALIAAYGAGRPAQRPLWVGSVKSNIGHPQAAAGVAGVIKMVLAMRHETLPALVHFTTPSRHVDWAEAGVRPLAEAVPWPRGERVRRCGVSSFGISGTNAHVILEEAPVATAATEPSGPPAEVTPWVVTARSAAALSAQAAALLTAAATERPEDLGFSLALNRSRFDHRAVVVGADRDELLTGLTALSRDESAPQVVRGTAWPDPRPVFVFPGQGGQWPEMAAALVKSSPVFAQSLAECGDALARYVPWSLHDVLDNVAGAPSLDRVDVVQPVLWAVMVALARVWQAYGVEPAAVVGHSQGEIAAACVAGALSLDDGALIVTRRSRAVLPLSGTGAMLSLGLGAAAARERMARFGTRLSVAAANGPESTVVCGEPDAIAELQAECAAAGVHTRTINADYASHSSHVDPLEPELLDALARVRPRTGSVPMISTVTGAPIEHTALDATYWWQNLRRPVEFETATRQLLTAGHHVFIEISPHPVLAFGIEGTVEATRAEAAVVATLRRDDGGLDRMTTALAQAHAYGVPVDWDAYFAPTRPRRIPLPTYAFQRQRYWLTDAPRTGPADLTAAGLERPAHPLIGAGVQLADTEGHLFTASLSLERQPWLADHTVGGEVILPGTAMVELALRAGEQVGAEWVDELVLEAPLVLPGDDTVQVQLTVGAVDDTGGRRVSLYSRRGGLGAWTRHAHGTVSPTWEPPADGFAEWPPTGAAPMDVDAVYDRAAQAGMTYGPAFRGLNRLWRSGAEYYLESRLPDEIAMDAGQYGLHPALTDAVLHGCLAALADRNALTHAAVLPFTWTGVGLYTLGAAAVRARITPLGDTEFRVDLADDAGEAVGQIATLSFRPAGSLLQGATQALSTVRWTSLAAPADTGPGDELWVLGDDLARQLADAGIEFGRCADATAVNSSGPVLLDVAPVATPAGVARAALDRVRQVLSDIRAWLAATGDPAARLAVITHRAVAITPDEDVTDLASAAVWGLIRTAQAEYPGRFVLVDLDDEPASARALPSALRTAEEQLAIRDGHLSTPRIGPLRTEATAPPLAEPDHTVLITGGTGGLGGLLARHLATAHHVRHLLLVSRRGETSPGAAELVAELTALGAEVRVAACDIADYAATAELLRSLPADRPLGAVIHAAGVLDDGTVETLTDAQIERVMRAKVDGAVNLHLLTEGLELSGFLTYSSVAGVLGTPGQANYAAGNAFLDALVQHRRAHGLPGISLAWGPWASDAGMTEGLSEVDHARLGRWGLLPLDAADGCALFDAARAADRPLAIPCRIQLTRAGDAQLVPAMLRDMVRAAPRPRQATSAPRADDTAREREQLRDHLIGLPAVQRREELVRMITRHAAEVANLASADEVAADLPLMALGFDSLASLELRNRLVHQLGLTGHLSANAVFQTPTPAGLAARIATILTGDDESTAVEEPVPDQVGLPDDIVPAATSGPVALAAAAHLFVTGATGFVGSFLVRELLDRTSSTVHCLVESPNAAQGLAQLRDTMRGYRLWDDAIADRLIVVPGRLTDPHFGLTEREFDALARTVDGVFHCAAVVDESESVDGMAAVLRLAARHRTVPVHHLSTFAVFGPPDTAGPAPAEDAPTGPSAALTDEYAQAGWIAEEMAARARERGLPISIYRLPPTDLLWRVVQGCIQAGVAPATELTGDIIPVGYAAKAIAALSCDGKAAGATFHLSSPEPVPFASIIATLAARGYPLAELPAGLWADMIAGDPDNAAHPVLQAFSEIAFEQPDHGRSSFESTATRAALTSVGVSGPPASAASLAATIDYFIETGHLPAAQEASTR, encoded by the coding sequence GTGAACACATCCGTCGACGAACTGGTCGAGGCGCTGCGCGAGTCGCTGAAGGAGAACGAGCGGCTGAAAGCGCGGATCAGCGAACCGATCGCGATCATCGGCATGGCGTGCCGCTTTCCCGGCGGCGTGCGCTCGCCCGAGGAACTCTGGGAGCTGCTGGCCGCCGACGGTGACGCGATCGCGCCCTTCCCCACCGACCGCGGCTGGGACACCGGCACCCTCTACCACCCCGATCCGGAGCACCCCGGCACGACCTACGTGCGCGCAGGCGGATTCCTGCGGGACGCGGCGCTTTTCGACGCCGGGTTCTTCGGGATCACACCGCGCGAGGCCGCCGCGATCAATCCGCAGCAGCGCCTGCTGCTCGAATGCGCTTGGGAATCCCTCGAACACGCCGCCATCGATCCGACCGCCCTGGTCGGCAGTCGCACCGGCGTCTTCGCCGGCGTGATCTACCAGGACTACAGCCTGCCGCTGCAGGCACCGCCGCACGACGCCGAAGGATATCTGCTCACCGGCGAACTCGGCAGCGTCGCGTCCGGCCGGATCGCCTACACGCTGGGTTTGCAGGGCCCCGCGGTCACCATCGACACGGCGTGCTCGTCGTCGCTGGTCGCGCTGCACGCGGCCGCCGCTTCGCTACGTCGTGGCGAATGCTCGCTCGCGCTGGCGGGCGGCGCGACGGTGATGTGTCACCCGCGGGTGATCACCGAGATGTCCCGGCAGGGCGGGCTGGCGCCGGACGGCCGCTCGAAGCCGTTCTCCGACAACGCCGACGGGGCCGGGTGGGGCGAGGGCGTCGGCATGCTCGTCCTGGAGCGACTGTCCGACGCCCGCGCGAACGGGCACGAGATACTCGCGGTGCTGCGCGGCTCGGCGATCAACTCCGACGGCGCGAGCAACGGCCTGACCGCGCCCAACGGGCCCTCCCAGCAACGGGTCATCCGCGACGCACTGCACGCCTGCGACCTCTCCCCTGCCGAGGTGGACGCGGTGGAGGCGCACGGGACGGGCACCGCACTCGGTGACCCGATCGAGGCCGGCGCTCTCATCGCCGCCTACGGTGCCGGCCGCCCGGCGCAGCGGCCGCTGTGGGTCGGCAGCGTGAAGTCGAACATCGGTCATCCGCAGGCGGCCGCCGGCGTGGCCGGGGTGATCAAGATGGTGCTGGCGATGCGCCACGAAACCTTGCCCGCGCTGGTGCATTTCACGACGCCGTCCCGGCATGTGGACTGGGCTGAGGCGGGTGTCCGGCCACTCGCCGAAGCGGTGCCGTGGCCACGCGGCGAACGGGTACGGCGGTGCGGGGTGTCCTCGTTCGGTATCAGCGGCACGAACGCACACGTGATCCTCGAGGAAGCTCCGGTGGCGACGGCCGCCACCGAGCCGAGTGGCCCACCGGCCGAGGTGACGCCGTGGGTGGTCACCGCGCGCAGTGCCGCGGCCCTGTCCGCGCAGGCCGCGGCCCTGCTGACCGCAGCGGCGACCGAACGTCCCGAGGACCTCGGATTCTCCTTGGCGCTCAACCGCTCTCGGTTCGACCATCGGGCCGTGGTGGTCGGCGCCGACCGAGACGAACTGCTCACCGGACTCACGGCGCTCTCGCGCGACGAGTCCGCGCCGCAAGTGGTGCGCGGGACCGCCTGGCCGGACCCGCGTCCGGTGTTCGTATTCCCCGGGCAGGGCGGTCAGTGGCCGGAAATGGCAGCGGCGCTGGTGAAGTCGTCGCCGGTGTTCGCACAGAGCTTGGCCGAATGCGGTGACGCGCTGGCCCGATACGTCCCGTGGTCGTTGCACGATGTCCTCGACAATGTCGCGGGCGCACCGAGTCTCGATCGGGTCGATGTCGTGCAGCCAGTGCTCTGGGCCGTGATGGTCGCATTGGCACGGGTGTGGCAGGCCTATGGCGTCGAACCCGCTGCGGTGGTGGGACATTCCCAGGGCGAGATCGCCGCCGCCTGCGTGGCGGGCGCGCTGTCCCTGGACGACGGCGCGCTCATCGTGACGCGACGCAGCCGAGCGGTCCTGCCGCTGTCGGGCACCGGCGCGATGCTCTCGCTCGGCCTGGGCGCGGCCGCGGCACGGGAACGTATGGCACGGTTCGGCACTCGGCTGTCGGTCGCCGCGGCGAACGGGCCCGAGTCGACGGTGGTCTGCGGCGAACCGGACGCGATCGCGGAGCTACAGGCCGAATGCGCGGCCGCCGGCGTGCACACCCGGACCATCAACGCGGACTACGCCTCGCACAGCAGTCACGTGGACCCGCTCGAACCCGAGCTGCTCGACGCGCTCGCCCGGGTGCGGCCGCGCACCGGATCGGTGCCGATGATTTCCACGGTCACCGGCGCGCCGATCGAGCACACCGCGCTCGACGCGACCTACTGGTGGCAGAATCTGCGCAGGCCGGTCGAATTCGAGACCGCCACCCGTCAGCTGCTGACCGCAGGACATCACGTCTTCATCGAGATCAGCCCGCATCCGGTGCTCGCCTTCGGCATCGAAGGCACCGTCGAGGCGACCCGGGCGGAGGCGGCCGTGGTCGCCACCCTGCGCCGCGACGACGGCGGTCTCGATCGCATGACCACCGCCCTCGCCCAGGCGCACGCGTACGGCGTTCCCGTCGACTGGGACGCCTATTTCGCACCGACTCGACCGCGCCGAATCCCCCTGCCCACCTATGCCTTCCAGCGCCAGCGCTACTGGCTCACCGACGCGCCGCGCACCGGACCGGCCGACCTCACCGCGGCGGGGCTCGAACGGCCGGCCCACCCGCTGATCGGCGCGGGCGTGCAACTCGCCGACACCGAGGGGCACCTGTTCACCGCGAGCCTGTCGCTGGAGCGCCAGCCCTGGCTGGCGGACCACACGGTCGGCGGCGAGGTGATCCTGCCGGGCACCGCGATGGTCGAACTCGCTTTGCGGGCAGGCGAACAGGTGGGCGCCGAATGGGTGGACGAGCTGGTGCTCGAGGCTCCGCTGGTGCTGCCCGGCGACGACACGGTCCAGGTCCAGCTCACCGTCGGTGCGGTGGACGACACGGGCGGACGACGGGTCAGCCTGTACTCCCGGCGCGGGGGCCTCGGCGCGTGGACCCGGCACGCGCACGGCACGGTGTCCCCCACCTGGGAGCCGCCGGCCGACGGATTCGCCGAGTGGCCACCCACCGGCGCCGCACCGATGGACGTGGACGCCGTCTACGACCGCGCGGCACAGGCGGGTATGACGTACGGGCCCGCCTTCCGCGGCCTGAACCGGTTGTGGCGCAGCGGTGCCGAGTACTACCTCGAATCGCGACTACCGGACGAAATAGCCATGGACGCCGGGCAGTACGGTCTGCACCCTGCCTTGACCGACGCCGTGCTGCACGGCTGCCTCGCCGCCCTGGCCGACCGGAACGCGCTCACGCACGCGGCGGTCCTGCCGTTCACCTGGACGGGGGTCGGCCTGTATACGCTCGGTGCGGCAGCGGTCCGGGCCCGCATCACGCCTTTGGGCGACACCGAGTTCCGCGTCGATCTCGCCGACGACGCGGGCGAGGCCGTCGGCCAGATCGCGACGCTGAGCTTCCGGCCCGCCGGGTCTCTGCTACAGGGCGCGACCCAGGCACTGTCCACGGTCCGCTGGACCTCGCTGGCCGCACCCGCCGATACCGGACCCGGCGACGAGCTGTGGGTGCTCGGCGACGACCTCGCCCGCCAACTCGCCGACGCCGGAATCGAATTCGGTCGCTGCGCCGATGCCACCGCCGTGAACAGCTCGGGTCCGGTGTTGCTCGACGTCGCCCCGGTCGCCACCCCCGCCGGAGTGGCCCGTGCCGCGCTCGACCGCGTGCGGCAGGTGCTGTCCGATATCCGGGCGTGGCTCGCGGCCACCGGCGACCCGGCGGCACGGCTCGCGGTGATCACCCATCGTGCGGTCGCCATCACACCCGACGAGGACGTCACCGATCTGGCGAGCGCCGCGGTCTGGGGACTGATCCGCACCGCACAGGCCGAATACCCCGGCCGATTCGTCCTGGTGGATCTCGATGACGAACCTGCCTCCGCGCGGGCGTTGCCGTCGGCGCTGCGCACCGCCGAGGAGCAGCTCGCGATTCGCGACGGTCATCTGAGTACCCCGCGGATCGGCCCGCTGCGCACCGAAGCCACCGCGCCACCGCTGGCGGAACCCGACCACACGGTGCTGATCACCGGCGGCACCGGCGGACTCGGCGGACTCCTCGCGCGCCACCTCGCGACCGCGCACCACGTCCGGCACCTGCTCCTGGTCAGCCGGCGCGGCGAAACATCGCCCGGCGCAGCCGAACTCGTCGCCGAACTGACCGCACTCGGCGCCGAGGTCCGGGTGGCGGCGTGCGATATCGCCGACTACGCGGCCACCGCCGAGCTGCTGCGCTCGCTGCCCGCCGATCGGCCGCTCGGCGCGGTGATCCACGCGGCCGGGGTGCTCGACGACGGCACCGTCGAGACGCTCACCGACGCCCAGATCGAGCGCGTCATGCGCGCCAAGGTGGACGGCGCGGTGAATTTGCATCTGCTCACCGAGGGCCTCGAGTTGTCCGGCTTCCTGACCTACTCCTCGGTGGCGGGTGTGCTCGGCACGCCGGGGCAGGCCAATTACGCGGCAGGCAACGCCTTCCTGGACGCGCTCGTGCAGCACCGCCGCGCGCACGGCCTGCCGGGCATCTCGCTGGCGTGGGGGCCGTGGGCGAGCGACGCGGGCATGACCGAGGGTCTGTCCGAGGTGGACCACGCCCGCCTGGGCCGGTGGGGACTGCTTCCGCTCGACGCCGCGGACGGCTGCGCGCTCTTCGACGCGGCCCGCGCCGCGGACCGGCCGCTCGCCATTCCCTGCCGCATCCAGTTGACCAGAGCTGGTGACGCACAGCTTGTTCCGGCAATGCTGCGCGACATGGTCCGGGCCGCGCCTCGGCCCCGCCAGGCCACGAGCGCACCCAGGGCGGACGACACCGCACGCGAACGCGAGCAGCTGCGGGACCACCTGATCGGTTTGCCCGCGGTCCAGCGAAGAGAAGAACTGGTCCGGATGATCACCCGGCACGCCGCCGAGGTCGCCAATCTGGCCTCGGCCGACGAGGTCGCCGCCGATCTGCCGCTGATGGCGCTCGGTTTCGATTCGCTCGCCTCGCTCGAACTGCGAAATCGCCTGGTGCATCAGCTCGGATTGACCGGGCACCTGTCCGCGAACGCCGTCTTCCAGACGCCGACGCCGGCCGGCCTCGCCGCGCGGATCGCCACGATCCTGACCGGTGACGACGAATCCACCGCGGTCGAAGAACCGGTGCCGGACCAGGTGGGGTTGCCCGACGATATCGTGCCCGCCGCAACCTCCGGCCCGGTCGCCCTGGCCGCCGCCGCACATCTCTTCGTCACGGGCGCAACCGGATTCGTCGGCAGCTTCCTGGTCCGTGAACTGCTGGACCGGACGTCGTCGACCGTGCACTGCCTCGTCGAGTCGCCGAACGCGGCGCAGGGCCTGGCTCAGCTGCGGGACACGATGCGCGGCTACCGGCTGTGGGACGACGCGATAGCCGACCGACTGATCGTGGTGCCCGGCAGGCTCACCGATCCCCATTTCGGCCTGACGGAGAGGGAGTTCGATGCGCTGGCCCGCACCGTGGACGGCGTATTCCATTGCGCCGCAGTCGTGGACGAATCCGAGTCGGTGGACGGGATGGCGGCCGTCCTACGCCTGGCCGCCCGCCACCGGACGGTCCCGGTGCATCACCTGTCCACGTTCGCCGTCTTCGGGCCGCCGGACACCGCCGGGCCCGCACCGGCCGAGGACGCGCCGACCGGCCCGTCGGCCGCGCTGACGGACGAGTACGCGCAGGCCGGGTGGATCGCGGAGGAAATGGCCGCCCGCGCCCGCGAACGCGGGCTACCCATCTCGATCTACCGGTTGCCGCCGACCGATCTGCTCTGGCGCGTCGTCCAAGGGTGCATCCAGGCGGGCGTAGCGCCCGCGACCGAGCTGACCGGCGACATCATCCCCGTCGGCTACGCGGCGAAAGCCATTGCCGCCCTGTCCTGCGACGGCAAGGCGGCCGGCGCGACCTTCCACCTGTCCAGCCCGGAACCGGTGCCGTTCGCATCGATCATCGCCACGCTCGCCGCCCGCGGATACCCGCTGGCCGAACTCCCCGCGGGACTGTGGGCGGACATGATCGCCGGCGATCCAGACAACGCCGCTCATCCGGTGCTGCAAGCCTTCTCGGAGATCGCCTTCGAGCAACCCGACCACGGCCGCTCATCGTTCGAGTCCACCGCGACCCGGGCGGCGCTCACGTCGGTCGGCGTATCCGGTCCACCCGCGAGTGCCGCGTCACTGGCCGCGACCATCGACTATTTCATCGAGACGGGCCACCTGCCCGCCGCACAGGAGGCTTCGACACGATGA